Proteins encoded in a region of the Coffea eugenioides isolate CCC68of chromosome 4, Ceug_1.0, whole genome shotgun sequence genome:
- the LOC113769508 gene encoding uncharacterized protein LOC113769508 isoform X1, whose amino-acid sequence MDIWVVAAAAGAGYVAQHWKNFVKSRRSFPDSSCESPTFRPESLSSNQQAKGENSWPCDVLCSKKLEVELFLEKERLSRDSSVPDIASTTGDCADCCTHSASNLVPGSSSYEDVQVAREGVGMCGDKDETYQDLSLLPSTRETAVSYGFARKKSSLRSRRTNGQSLMPLNSMESCLLAQLYKERAETAEYSCSSVSSPCTPTIKPFVVTDGSRIISRAIANSCNLSIGSVQSKLHTATNLEDIFGVPRLPSLGSMEFRRKAKTDIEMEQHRRSSLSCGVKGKHQRLQGGTSQGALFFCLGLSLGLISSFLTNKREVDKLSDLLQQTESLVQDLQDELEMKDSLTVKELAVEDSESQDTQNDPFNNGPLHAFSSEEKLNDCDNVYKDQKAEEESFSKIEAELEAELERLELNMSSSRLDRKISNLVELDADYVPDAVEGVLKAGAFARQSGPQPYAEQDGSGSSTTQSAHYAVSPRELTLRLHEVIQSRLEQRIQELEIALQNSQRKVRNMESQQTSYWRQLCKSESACCSTEGSPDFKEPNQADQPVVINLSAEALDADNEPFDEFTKVNELEEADSHKQELLQTGGQKEYWLHNSDVIYEAQGKPFTDKTPLTFSTRQVGVDDYYRTTGIVSREDEDDIGYDGMEEILIKHIVEQARKGSPVVLNAQRALFSPDENEHSQ is encoded by the exons ATGGACATATGGGTAGTTGCAGCAGCTGCTGGAGCTGGATATGTAGCTCAGCATTGGAAGAATTTTGTAAAGAGTAGGAGGAGTTTTCCGGATTCATCATGTGAGAGTCCTACTTTTAGACCTGAGTCCTTATCAAGCAATCAGCAAGCCAAGGGTGAGAACTCCTGGCCTTGTGATGTATTGTGCAGTAAAAAATTAGAAGTAGAGTtgtttttagaaaaagagaggcTGTCGCGAGATTCTTCTGTGCCAGATATAGCTTCTACAACCGGTGATTGCGCTGATTGTTGTACTCATTCTGCTTCAAATCTTGTGCCTGGGTCCTCGAGCTATGAAGATGTACAAGTGGCTAGGGAAGGAGTTGGAATGTGTGGTGATAAAGATGAGACTTATCAGGACTTGTCATTGCTACCTTCTACTCGAGAAACAGCTGTTTCTTATGGTTTTGCAAGGAAGAAGAGCAGTCTCAGGAGCAGACGAACTAATGGACAATCACTAATGCCTCTAAACTCCATGGAAAGTTGTCTCTTGGCTCAGTTGTACAAAGAGCGAGCTGAAACAGCAGAGTACAGTTGTAGCTCTGTTAGTTCGCCTTGCACACCAACCATTAAGCCATTTGTTGTGACAGATGGGAGCAGGATAATCAGTAGAGCAATTGCTAATTCTTGCAATTTGTCCATTGGATCTGTGCAAAGCAAGCTTCACACAGCTACCAATCTTGAAGACATATTTGGAGTTCCTCGACTGCCTAGTCTTGGGTCTATGGAGTTCCGCAGAAAAGCTAAAACTGATATTGAAATGGAACAGCATAGAAGATCGAGCCTTTCTTGTGGAGTAAAAGGAAAGCACCAAAGACTGCAAGGTG GGACATCACAGGGTGCTCTGTTTTTCTGTCTGGGATTATCTCTTGGCCTAATCTCTTCTTTCTTGACTAATAAACGAGAAGTAGACAAATTGAGTGACTTGTTGCAACAAACAGAGAGTTTGGTTCAGGATTTACAGGATGAGCTTGAGATGAAAGATTCGTTAACTGTGAAAGAGCTTGCTGTTGAAGATTCGGAATCACAGGATACGCAGAATGATCCATTTAATAATGGGCCTCTACATGCATTTTCCTCTGAAGAGAAGTTGAATGACTGTGACAACGTATATAAAGATCAGAAAGCAGAGGAAGAATCTTTTAGCAAAATTGAAGCAGAGCTTGAAGCTGAACTTGAGAGGTTAGAATTAAACATGAGCTCTAGCAGATTGGACAGAAAGATATCAAATCTAGTTGAG CTTGATGCAGATTATGTGCCAGATGCAGTAGAGGGAGTGCTGAAGGCTGGGGCCTTTGCTAGACAAAGTGGTCCTCAACCTTATGCAGAGCAGGACGGAAGTGGTAGCTCCACCACTCAATCTGCTCATTATGCAGTCTCTCCCAGGGAGCTGACCTTGCGGTTGCATGAAGTgattcaatcaagattggagcaacGTATCCAGGAGCTTGAAATTGCACTGCAGAATAGCCAAAGGAAGGTTCGAAACATGGAATCACAGCAAACAAGTTATTGGAGACAGTTGTGCAAGAGTGAATCTGCATGCTGTTCAACTGAAGGAAGTCCAGATTTTAAGGAACCAAATCAAGCAGACCAACCTGTGGTGATAAACTTATCAGCGGAAGCTCTTGATGCGGATAATGAGCCTTTTGATGAGTTCACAAAGGTAAATGAGCTTGAGGAAGCGGATAGCCACAAACAAGAATTATTGCAGACTGGTGGCCAGAAAGAATATTGGCTTCACAACAGTGACGTGATTTATGAAGCACAAGGGAAGCCATTCACCGATAAAACACCATTAACATTTTCCACTCGACAAGTTGGGGTAGATGACTACTACCGGACAACTGGTATCGTTTCGAGGGAGGATGAGGATGACATTGGGTATGATGGGATGGAAGAGATCTTGATAAAGCATATTGTGGAACAAGCCCGAAAAGGCTCTCCTGTAGTTTTGAATGCTCAAAGGGCATTGTTTTCACCTGATGAAAATGAACATTCACAATAG
- the LOC113769508 gene encoding uncharacterized protein LOC113769508 isoform X2, protein MDIWVVAAAAGAGYVAQHWKNFVKSRRSFPDSSCESPTFRPESLSSNQQAKGENSWPCDVLCSKKLEVELFLEKERLSRDSSVPDIASTTGDCADCCTHSASNLVPGSSSYEDVQVAREGVGMCGDKDETYQDLSLLPSTRETAVSYGFARKKSSLRSRRTNGQSLMPLNSMESCLLAQLYKERAETAEYSCSSVSSPCTPTIKPFVVTDGSRIISRAIANSCNLSIGSVQSKLHTATNLEDIFGVPRLPSLGSMEFRRKAKTDIEMEQHRRSSLSCGVKGKHQRLQGTSQGALFFCLGLSLGLISSFLTNKREVDKLSDLLQQTESLVQDLQDELEMKDSLTVKELAVEDSESQDTQNDPFNNGPLHAFSSEEKLNDCDNVYKDQKAEEESFSKIEAELEAELERLELNMSSSRLDRKISNLVELDADYVPDAVEGVLKAGAFARQSGPQPYAEQDGSGSSTTQSAHYAVSPRELTLRLHEVIQSRLEQRIQELEIALQNSQRKVRNMESQQTSYWRQLCKSESACCSTEGSPDFKEPNQADQPVVINLSAEALDADNEPFDEFTKVNELEEADSHKQELLQTGGQKEYWLHNSDVIYEAQGKPFTDKTPLTFSTRQVGVDDYYRTTGIVSREDEDDIGYDGMEEILIKHIVEQARKGSPVVLNAQRALFSPDENEHSQ, encoded by the exons ATGGACATATGGGTAGTTGCAGCAGCTGCTGGAGCTGGATATGTAGCTCAGCATTGGAAGAATTTTGTAAAGAGTAGGAGGAGTTTTCCGGATTCATCATGTGAGAGTCCTACTTTTAGACCTGAGTCCTTATCAAGCAATCAGCAAGCCAAGGGTGAGAACTCCTGGCCTTGTGATGTATTGTGCAGTAAAAAATTAGAAGTAGAGTtgtttttagaaaaagagaggcTGTCGCGAGATTCTTCTGTGCCAGATATAGCTTCTACAACCGGTGATTGCGCTGATTGTTGTACTCATTCTGCTTCAAATCTTGTGCCTGGGTCCTCGAGCTATGAAGATGTACAAGTGGCTAGGGAAGGAGTTGGAATGTGTGGTGATAAAGATGAGACTTATCAGGACTTGTCATTGCTACCTTCTACTCGAGAAACAGCTGTTTCTTATGGTTTTGCAAGGAAGAAGAGCAGTCTCAGGAGCAGACGAACTAATGGACAATCACTAATGCCTCTAAACTCCATGGAAAGTTGTCTCTTGGCTCAGTTGTACAAAGAGCGAGCTGAAACAGCAGAGTACAGTTGTAGCTCTGTTAGTTCGCCTTGCACACCAACCATTAAGCCATTTGTTGTGACAGATGGGAGCAGGATAATCAGTAGAGCAATTGCTAATTCTTGCAATTTGTCCATTGGATCTGTGCAAAGCAAGCTTCACACAGCTACCAATCTTGAAGACATATTTGGAGTTCCTCGACTGCCTAGTCTTGGGTCTATGGAGTTCCGCAGAAAAGCTAAAACTGATATTGAAATGGAACAGCATAGAAGATCGAGCCTTTCTTGTGGAGTAAAAGGAAAGCACCAAAGACTGCAAG GGACATCACAGGGTGCTCTGTTTTTCTGTCTGGGATTATCTCTTGGCCTAATCTCTTCTTTCTTGACTAATAAACGAGAAGTAGACAAATTGAGTGACTTGTTGCAACAAACAGAGAGTTTGGTTCAGGATTTACAGGATGAGCTTGAGATGAAAGATTCGTTAACTGTGAAAGAGCTTGCTGTTGAAGATTCGGAATCACAGGATACGCAGAATGATCCATTTAATAATGGGCCTCTACATGCATTTTCCTCTGAAGAGAAGTTGAATGACTGTGACAACGTATATAAAGATCAGAAAGCAGAGGAAGAATCTTTTAGCAAAATTGAAGCAGAGCTTGAAGCTGAACTTGAGAGGTTAGAATTAAACATGAGCTCTAGCAGATTGGACAGAAAGATATCAAATCTAGTTGAG CTTGATGCAGATTATGTGCCAGATGCAGTAGAGGGAGTGCTGAAGGCTGGGGCCTTTGCTAGACAAAGTGGTCCTCAACCTTATGCAGAGCAGGACGGAAGTGGTAGCTCCACCACTCAATCTGCTCATTATGCAGTCTCTCCCAGGGAGCTGACCTTGCGGTTGCATGAAGTgattcaatcaagattggagcaacGTATCCAGGAGCTTGAAATTGCACTGCAGAATAGCCAAAGGAAGGTTCGAAACATGGAATCACAGCAAACAAGTTATTGGAGACAGTTGTGCAAGAGTGAATCTGCATGCTGTTCAACTGAAGGAAGTCCAGATTTTAAGGAACCAAATCAAGCAGACCAACCTGTGGTGATAAACTTATCAGCGGAAGCTCTTGATGCGGATAATGAGCCTTTTGATGAGTTCACAAAGGTAAATGAGCTTGAGGAAGCGGATAGCCACAAACAAGAATTATTGCAGACTGGTGGCCAGAAAGAATATTGGCTTCACAACAGTGACGTGATTTATGAAGCACAAGGGAAGCCATTCACCGATAAAACACCATTAACATTTTCCACTCGACAAGTTGGGGTAGATGACTACTACCGGACAACTGGTATCGTTTCGAGGGAGGATGAGGATGACATTGGGTATGATGGGATGGAAGAGATCTTGATAAAGCATATTGTGGAACAAGCCCGAAAAGGCTCTCCTGTAGTTTTGAATGCTCAAAGGGCATTGTTTTCACCTGATGAAAATGAACATTCACAATAG
- the LOC113767640 gene encoding glycine-rich RNA-binding protein 3, mitochondrial-like: protein MAFFNKARGILQHAVRKHINHEISASRPSIFEAIRCMSSKLFVGGLSYQTDQASLEDAFQKYGEVIEARIITDHQTGNSRGFGFVTFQSAEAASSAIMALDGKEFQGRVIKVNHAHDRAPRGGGGYRNYGGGYGGGGYGAGAGAGYGGSGGYGGGNYGGGNYGGGNYEGGNYGGGGNYDNNFGANQSGGSSGGGYGATAGDSYASGGAVGSYASTEGSYGGSSTYASGGGNYGGNNFESTNVGFDGGNNQNFGVASGGGATDNYFAGNDNAGGGFSDTGFNSNSGLSYGAGNQYGNNENNNVANADGSYDQNDGGGSFQDDDESHDVLDRRAP, encoded by the exons ATGGCTTTCTTCAATAAAGCCCGAGGCATACTCCAGCATGCAGTAAGGAAGCATAttaatcatgaaatttctgcatctAGACCGTCCATATTTGAAGCAATACGATGCATGTCTTCAAAGCTCTTTGTTGGAG GGCTCTCATATCAAACCGATCAGGCAAGTCTCGAAGATGCTTTTCAAAAGTATGGAGAAGTTATTGAAG CAAGAATCATTACAGATCATCAAACTGGTAATTCCAGAGGTTTTGGCTTTGTTACTTTTCAAAGTGCTGAGGCAGCTTCCTCTGCTATCATGGCCTTAGATGGAAAG GAGTTTCAAGGACGTGTCATAAAAGTGAATCATGCTCATGATAGGGCACCACGAGGAGGTGGTGGCTACAGAAATTATGGTGGCGGCTATGGCGGTGGTGGCTATGGCGCTGGCGCCGGCGCCGGCTATGGAGGCAGCGGTGGCTATGGTGGTGGAAATTATGGTGGTGGTAATTATGGTGGTGGAAATTATGAAGGTGGTAATTATGGTGGTGGTGGGAACTATGACAATAATTTTGGTGCCAATCAGAGTGGTGGAAGCAGTGGCGGTGGATATGGTGCGACTGCTGGAGACAGCTATGCAAGTGGTGGTGCGGTTGGCAGTTATGCTAGCACTGAAGGGTCTTATGGTGGTAGCAGCACTTATGCTAGTGGAGGAGGCAATTATGGTGGCAATAATTTTGAGAGTACAAATGTTGGCTTTGATGGTGGGAACAATCAGAATTTTGGTGTTGCTTCTGGTGGTGGTGCAACCGATAACTACTTTGCAGGTAACGATAATGCTGGCGGCGGTTTCAGTGACACTGGGTTCAACAGCAATTCTGGATTAAGCTATGGTGCTGGGAATCAATATGGTAACAATGAGAACAATAATGTGGCTAATGCTGATGGTAGTTATGACCAAAATGATGGAGGAGGGAGTTTCCAGGATGATGATGAGTCCCACGACGTTTTGGACAGAAGGGCCCCATAA